In Methyloterricola oryzae, a single window of DNA contains:
- a CDS encoding abortive infection family protein — protein MYIAENGLELSANQTIKPLWSVISKHLRIAPESVEEDDLKRILSGLSSIVDGIGSYRTHAGSANGHIGRSYRVVPRHARLAVHSAHTLCLFAFETWQARRGGG, from the coding sequence ATCTACATCGCAGAGAATGGCCTTGAGCTATCGGCTAATCAGACAATCAAGCCACTTTGGAGCGTAATTTCAAAGCATCTCCGCATTGCGCCCGAAAGTGTCGAGGAGGATGACCTGAAGCGTATCCTTTCAGGACTCAGCTCCATCGTTGATGGCATCGGCTCCTATCGCACGCATGCTGGCAGTGCCAACGGGCACATTGGGCGATCCTACCGCGTGGTTCCTCGGCATGCACGTCTCGCAGTTCATTCCGCGCACACGCTCTGTCTCTTTGCCTTCGAAACGTGGCAAGCGCGTCGGGGCGGAGGCTAA